The proteins below come from a single Micropterus dolomieu isolate WLL.071019.BEF.003 ecotype Adirondacks linkage group LG05, ASM2129224v1, whole genome shotgun sequence genomic window:
- the LOC123970703 gene encoding E3 ubiquitin-protein ligase RNF14-like isoform X2: MNADMEEQEDELLALHSIFGLEEFVRDESKSAGEIRVSVELPADFTVVLKRGETLRQYEISYLPPLLLIFELPEDYPSSSPPSFSLTCSWLTHMQLSALAAQLTDLYQATGGAVVLFSWVQFLKEDALRFLEITTILELPSDEDSTQYYSQDTLNAALREPKNNEQSPESGPSDKQSCNVSDPCKPDLSEPSLEDEHSIVILTDGQNPSTSDWTSTDSQGDVALDSCKTDQNNSTSHHSQVPLDQSGQGAASLPIHPRESPQNEDHTLSGLSLTPSQILLSQLLIYDAAQHRKVFATTMFDCGVCFIGQLGSECVQLPECGHIFCQTCLAQFCKLQIKEGDVQGVTCPQADCNATPTPAQVKSLVGEELFSRYDRLLLQKTLDCMADVTYCPRRSCGSAVIQENSSTAAMCSVCKFAFCVTCRQTYHGANDCQKKMHTNKPIEEKSQQAGANLPQSQEGIRALWDDYASSSKYRQHRLESRYGRRILQGTVVELLSEDWLASNSKNCPHCFCRIQKETGCNRVMCSQCRQWFCWVCLTILPTCGGDYHFKNRHCSRIQYYPT; encoded by the exons ATGAATGCGGACATGGAGGAGCAGGAAGACGAACTTCTCGCCCTACATAGTATCTTTGGTTTGGAGGAGTTTGTCCGGGATGAGTCGAAGTCTGCCGGAGAGATCCGAGTATCTGTTGAGCTGCCTGCAGACTTCACTGTGGTTCTTAAACGGG GTGAGACGCTGAGACAGTATGAGATATCATACCTTCCACCTCTGCTTCTGATCTTTGAACTCCCTGAGGACTACccatcctcctctcctccatcctTCAGCCTCACGTGCAGCTGGCTGACACACATGCAG CTCTCTGCACTGGCGGCCCAGCTAACTGATCTCTACCAGGCCACTGGGGGCGCTGTGGTGCTCTTCTCCTGGGTACAGTTTCTTAAAGAAGATGCCCTCAGGTTCCTAGAAATCACTACTATCCTGGAGCTCCCCTCTGATGAAGACAGCACCCAATACTATAGCCAGGACACATTAAATGCCGCACTCAGAGAACCAAAGAATAATGAACAAAGTCCAGAGTCAGGACCCTCAGATAAACAAAGTTGTAATGTGTCAGATCCTTGTAAACCAGACCTCTCTGAACCATCCTTGGAAGATGAGCATTCGATAGTGATTCTAACTGATGGCCAAAATCCTTCAACCTCAGACTGGACCAGCACAGACTCTCAGGGAGATGTGGCATTAGACTCCTGCAAGACTGACCAAAATAATTCCACATCCCACCACAGCCAAGTCCCACTAGATCAAAGTGGACAAGGAGCTGCTTCTCTGCCAATCCACCCAAGAGAATCCCCCCAAAATGAAGACCACACCCTCTCTGGTCTCTCCCTAACTCCGTCACAAATTCTCCTGTCCCAGCTCTTGATCTACGATGCAGCCCAGCATCGGAAAGTGTTTGCCACCACAATGTTTgactgtggtgtgtgttttatcGGCCAGCTCGGTTCAGAATGTGTGCAATTGCCTGAGTGTGGCCACATCTTCTGCCAGACCTGTCTCGCCCAGTTCTGTAAGCTCCAGATAAAAGAGGGGGACGTCCAGGGTGTCACCTGTCCTCAGGCAGACTGCAATGCAACCCCTACACCTGCACAG GTGAAGAGTTTGGTAGGAGAGGAGCTGTTCAGCCGCTATGATCGTCTCCTGCTACAGAAGACTCTGGACTGCATGGCTG ATGTGACCTACTGTCCTCGGCGTTCCTGTGGTTCGGCCGTCATTcaggagaattccagcactgCAGCCATGTGCTCTGTGTGCAAATTTGCCTTCTGTGTTACCTGCAGACAGACCTACCATGGAGCAAATGACTGTCAGAAAaagatgcacacaaacaaaccaataGAAGAAAAGTCACAGCAAGCCGGAGCAAACCTGCCACAGTCACAAG aggGAATAAGAGCTCTGTGGGATGACTATGCCAGTAGCAGTAAGTACAGGCAGCATCGTCTGGAGAGCAGATACGGCCGCAGGATATTGCAGGGCACTGTGGTGGAGCTTCTGAGTGAAGATTGGCTAGCGTCTAATAGCAAGAACTGCCCTCACTGCTTCTGCAGAATacag aAGGAAACAGGATGTAACAGGGTGATGTGCTCTCAGTGTCGACAGTGGTTCTGCTGGGTCTGCCTCACCATACTGCCAACATGTGGTGGAGACTATCATTTTAAGAACCGTCACTGCTCTCGCATCCAATACTACCCAACCTAG
- the LOC123970703 gene encoding E3 ubiquitin-protein ligase RNF14-like isoform X1, whose product MNADMEEQEDELLALHSIFGLEEFVRDESKSAGEIRVSVELPADFTVVLKRGETLRQYEISYLPPLLLIFELPEDYPSSSPPSFSLTCSWLTHMQLSALAAQLTDLYQATGGAVVLFSWVQFLKEDALRFLEITTILELPSDEDSTQYYSQDTLNAALREPKNNEQSPESGPSDKQSCNVSDPCKPDLSEPSLEDEHSIVILTDGQNPSTSDWTSTDSQGDVALDSCKTDQNNSTSHHSQVPLDQSGQGAASLPIHPRESPQNEDHTLSGLSLTPSQILLSQLLIYDAAQHRKVFATTMFDCGVCFIGQLGSECVQLPECGHIFCQTCLAQFCKLQIKEGDVQGVTCPQADCNATPTPAQVKSLVGEELFSRYDRLLLQKTLDCMADVTYCPRRSCGSAVIQENSSTAAMCSVCKFAFCVTCRQTYHGANDCQKKMHTNKPIEEKSQQAGANLPQSQEGIRALWDDYASSSKYRQHRLESRYGRRILQGTVVELLSEDWLASNSKNCPHCFCRIQKETGCNRVMCSQCRQWFCWVCLTILPTCGGDYHFKNRHCSRIQYYPT is encoded by the exons ATGAATGCGGACATGGAGGAGCAGGAAGACGAACTTCTCGCCCTACATAGTATCTTTGGTTTGGAGGAGTTTGTCCGGGATGAGTCGAAGTCTGCCGGAGAGATCCGAGTATCTGTTGAGCTGCCTGCAGACTTCACTGTGGTTCTTAAACGGG GTGAGACGCTGAGACAGTATGAGATATCATACCTTCCACCTCTGCTTCTGATCTTTGAACTCCCTGAGGACTACccatcctcctctcctccatcctTCAGCCTCACGTGCAGCTGGCTGACACACATGCAG CTCTCTGCACTGGCGGCCCAGCTAACTGATCTCTACCAGGCCACTGGGGGCGCTGTGGTGCTCTTCTCCTGGGTACAGTTTCTTAAAGAAGATGCCCTCAGGTTCCTAGAAATCACTACTATCCTGGAGCTCCCCTCTGATGAAGACAGCACCCAATACTATAGCCAGGACACATTAAATGCCGCACTCAGAGAACCAAAGAATAATGAACAAAGTCCAGAGTCAGGACCCTCAGATAAACAAAGTTGTAATGTGTCAGATCCTTGTAAACCAGACCTCTCTGAACCATCCTTGGAAGATGAGCATTCGATAGTGATTCTAACTGATGGCCAAAATCCTTCAACCTCAGACTGGACCAGCACAGACTCTCAGGGAGATGTGGCATTAGACTCCTGCAAGACTGACCAAAATAATTCCAC ATCCCACCACAGCCAAGTCCCACTAGATCAAAGTGGACAAGGAGCTGCTTCTCTGCCAATCCACCCAAGAGAATCCCCCCAAAATGAAGACCACACCCTCTCTGGTCTCTCCCTAACTCCGTCACAAATTCTCCTGTCCCAGCTCTTGATCTACGATGCAGCCCAGCATCGGAAAGTGTTTGCCACCACAATGTTTgactgtggtgtgtgttttatcGGCCAGCTCGGTTCAGAATGTGTGCAATTGCCTGAGTGTGGCCACATCTTCTGCCAGACCTGTCTCGCCCAGTTCTGTAAGCTCCAGATAAAAGAGGGGGACGTCCAGGGTGTCACCTGTCCTCAGGCAGACTGCAATGCAACCCCTACACCTGCACAG GTGAAGAGTTTGGTAGGAGAGGAGCTGTTCAGCCGCTATGATCGTCTCCTGCTACAGAAGACTCTGGACTGCATGGCTG ATGTGACCTACTGTCCTCGGCGTTCCTGTGGTTCGGCCGTCATTcaggagaattccagcactgCAGCCATGTGCTCTGTGTGCAAATTTGCCTTCTGTGTTACCTGCAGACAGACCTACCATGGAGCAAATGACTGTCAGAAAaagatgcacacaaacaaaccaataGAAGAAAAGTCACAGCAAGCCGGAGCAAACCTGCCACAGTCACAAG aggGAATAAGAGCTCTGTGGGATGACTATGCCAGTAGCAGTAAGTACAGGCAGCATCGTCTGGAGAGCAGATACGGCCGCAGGATATTGCAGGGCACTGTGGTGGAGCTTCTGAGTGAAGATTGGCTAGCGTCTAATAGCAAGAACTGCCCTCACTGCTTCTGCAGAATacag aAGGAAACAGGATGTAACAGGGTGATGTGCTCTCAGTGTCGACAGTGGTTCTGCTGGGTCTGCCTCACCATACTGCCAACATGTGGTGGAGACTATCATTTTAAGAACCGTCACTGCTCTCGCATCCAATACTACCCAACCTAG